The sequence cgtgacagaacaactctatatctgttagtgatgtcacactatcaaacaatgctgcagaaacgcgaaaaaattactttgatatgagtagcctatcatgtgagttcctgttgatgatgacgtatagcctagtgcacgatggaaataatttgaaggaatctagcagcagtcttgtaaatagtgaccacagtctttgcaaaatcctaatctgagactggcctgtgactagtctgtgactaaaaactcaatgaattgtctttagatgtgagagggtctgagactgtagtctttcaaaaatcttttccaaatctttgcaaagtctgtcaatgtaaggtaggcttaaatcgTGCTGCTCAGGAGTCCTCAATGGAAAATGACAGGGAGCTTCTTCCAGAGTGTCTCGACTGATCAGACAGAGCCTGCAGAAATTGGCAACAGAAAAACTTTCTTGAAAGCCAGCCAATCCATGTGCTCCCAAATTATCAGCACAAACGCAATAAATCGTTCCTTTCACATTGTGACGTTTTGCCTCAACATATAGCCCTTCCTTTTCTAAGACCGAAATGTCTCTCAACAATGGGGCTAGGAATCTGTCAAATCCAAACTGCTTCACATCATCAGTCTTGCCAAGAGCAGCCAACTGAATGGCAGACAAAGACGAACAAAACTTTGCTGGTAAGTTCAATGGTACCCAATATACTGCGGTgattttgtgtatttttctaGAAGTCCCCAATGGATTGCAAACTTCAAAATTGTCAATATAAAGGGCTAAAACAAAGCTAGACTCTTCTTCTCCAAACAGTTTATTGGATTGGAAGTATTGCCCATCtctgaatgactgaataaaaccAGTCAATGTCTCTCCAGTGAAATTAATGTTTCGAGCAACATCCTGGCAACGAAGAAGGCGCTCGAGCATTTGCAAAACTGGAACATATACTAAAGACTTCTTTGCAACTCTCTCATACAGATACTCTACTGGTTGTACTACCGGAAAGTTTCCATCGTAGTAGGGCCTATCTGTTCCTGCGGTAATCAGTGGCAAGAGGTCCCTTTGCTTTAGTACTCTCATACAAGGGGTTGGCTCTAAGAACGGCTTCTGTTATTTCCTGAACAACAGCGTCATCAACTTCGAGACTGTGTGTAGAGAtaagtccgggagccaaatgccataatataggtgaacctggctttgtcggttaaagtttttttttttgcagaatctagtagactaggggtacctctttaagatttaagagggtgcccggtgatatcccttgggcaatttcatatattaagcctttcttgtccaatgtgttgactataaggcggatatactacaggtgaatagggtaaaaaaattaacaagcagatatcactatgaaacttcaccagttgattacttagatcaatatgaaaaataaatgtattacaagttttctgaaatttaatgtttgaatatgcaaattaggtatgatgtaattaaatatgcgctgatttgcataaacgtaaaaagatcaaatctgaacattggacaaagccagcttaaatttttttcttttcattttgttgacataagagatgaaaagtattttagagagggaattatggatatctcatttagttattcagtaaatcagaaaatactataccagcctttaaaaaatccattttcgccatgtttttttgaataaaatgtcatgtaaatcaggctaagaatcatatatcaacaaacccctctgcaaaatccttctaaacatggttaggtataagactgaaaagtttggtgtatgtagatgcttgtgaagtggagattttgttctccgagtgagagaggaaactcatccatatccgccttatattcaacacattggacaagaaaggcttaatatacaaaattgcccaagggatatcaccgggcaccctcttaaatcttaaagaggtacacctactctactagattcagcaaaaaaaaaactttaaccaacaaaaccaggtctgacctgggttggttgcaacctgaccccatggcttagtgactggtctggtctgccaaaagctcacgagaaccttaaaggaacacttcacttttgtcggttaaagtttttttttttgctgaatctagtagagtaggtgtacctctttaagatttaagagggtgcccggtctgaccccatggctccctgagtACCTCTCTCACATTTTGATGTGCATGCGATCTTGACACATCAACAATGTCATTCAACTTCTCAATTATTGTCTGTGTAGCATGTCTTGAAATATGTAAAACTGTCTGCATACAAAGAAAAAGTGAAGCAAGTTTATGCTGTACAGTAAGTGCATCTACTCTCTCATCACAAGTAACTGCTGATGTAGAGGGAATTTGGTCATCacaggctctctctccatctgattCCTGGTCTACAAGACCAGTTTCTGTCTCCACAAAATCAGTTACAACTGAAGTCCTTAAGTCTTTCACAGTGTGGTGTTTATGAGACCTACTTCTGTGACTACTGAAAGTAGAtactagggttgggcatcgataaccggttccgtcttggaaccgggtttaacttatcaattccatcgacatcgtacgtcttttttgttatcgattcccttaacgattccctcagcctgcatgacgtcggaccttttccggttttcctgaaattttgtgttactacacgccctctgcgacgactcatactacaagtcaaatcgtgtaagggtagtaataccagcaatatgttaaaacatttgtccgtgaagcatgggattaagctccaagagtgtcatgtgtttgacagactacggaggggtgctaacgttgcccggtccagggctccagagtgcatatgcggccaaaatgtttaagagtgtgcctgaaaataattctaggtgcacctgacgctgctcgggtgaaagcatacgtttccttcacaagttttaattgtagactatgcgtgcaactttgccaaactgtaagtaacccccttggcccgctctctctccctctccctctctcgtgcgcgacacccgcccctcgacatgcacattcacaatcgtgaaagcaatgacgcagaagacaactagcgacattataattaatttcggttagcatcatagcgtcggctactgcacaaatttgattcaaactcttgcattcaagttgactgatcatctcaatgttttccaactctaagactcaaaagggcctgtcccaaggagacaaagtattagcctaccttgcaacttaaacacacgtggggaaactgaacagtccaaccagtagactataataagctagccaatcAGGGTTGGGTAGTAATCAAATACATGTAATCTAGATTACGTAATCAGAGTACAACAAACAAGTAACTGTAATCAGCCCAGAATACAATACAAAAATGTGTAAtcagaatacagttacattgttggGGATTACCTGATTACATTTCATCATGCAAACAATTCAACTTTTTTAATGATAGCCTAGCCAGTGTTTTAATTTGACAAAAACAGCTCATTCGTTTGCACTAGATGTCATTATCATCCAATTGCCTGTGTAGTTTCTTGGAGGAACCGTCAACATAAGCCAACCCAGATGGCAAAATCAGATTGGCAAATAGTGCACCGCTATAGTTGCATGCCACTTGTGTTTCACCGTTGGACCATCATCTCTTGAAATTAACTTATCATGAATATTAGGAAAAGACATTAAGTGTTATGAAAATGATGGatggagtagcctatagcctaactgAATAAATGAAAACCAACAGTGAAAAAATATTGAGGCAACTCGCTAGTGGACCGCCAGAGAGCCGATGAGCAAAACGCCAGCGGAGTGCAGGTCTACCCCCGGTGGGCTGACAGACAGTGGTCCGTCAGTCTCTTGCTATCTGGGAATAGACCCGTTCCagtcgggaaaaaaaaaacattcaatagCCTACTTCGCCACATCTATGAATTAAAGACAGTGGAAAATAagattgtgtatgttgtgtagcctacaagttGTGTAAAAAGTAATCCTAAAGGAATCAGATTACGTTACATGTTTTGGGTAATCCAACTGATTACGTTACTGATTACAAAATTTGCCATGTATTCTGTAGTCAGTAATCCATTACATTTCAAAGTAATCTGACCCAACCCTGTAGCcaatgctactttgtttacaatttgaggcttcaagccgacagctgaattaaagaggcagagttgtaatatgaatagtcatgaatgtcatgaatatcagaattgtcagtagtaggctatagattagaatatattatattatatatatacactgtaggctatatacatctttataattctttataaagaatatgtatattccttattgtgttttaaataaagacaagctttttctacgccttattgttaaaaaatcattcacattatatgaaaggagagcgataaaaggtgaccttttggcgttaaaggcgatgcaatgaaaaatgtgggtgcacctacattttttgggaatcgataagagaattgataaggaattggattgataggcagaatcgataatgccatcgatattgataaaaacttatcaatacccatccctagtAGATACCAAATTACTTTTGAAATTACAATTTACAAATGGGCATCTACAGTAACTGTCTGGCGACTCCTTAAATGTAATCCTAAATGACTAAAGACCTGCTTTTCATTGCACACATCCCTGAAATCACACAACTCACATGTAAATGTTgaattctgtaaatgtttagggGATTTTGTATGGGACTTGGAGAGGTGACACCTTAACAATAACATCTTCTGTTTCAAATGGAATGTTATTTTGAATCAATGGCTGCACCCCTGGCTCTTGCACTAAATTTTGAGTGATATAGTTGGCTGAGCCTACTCCTTTTGATCGGCATAGTCTCAccactacagtatacagtatgtggtgtagATGGGTCTCCTGCAGGAATACTATATCTCATTTCAGATCTTGTCCCAGGGATGTTGAAACAGCTGTTGGTCTTTTAGAGTTTTGCAATCCATGCAGTCCTGAATAGGACAGAGATTTGCACTACactgagataaaaaaaacaaaaacaaaatatatggTGGAAATGTCATACTGTGAAATCACAAGGTCAAGCCTTCGTGTCAGAGCAACCCACCTGTAAAATAGCatgtgtcatgttttggccACGTCCAATTTTTCTGTAACCCACAAAATTCAAGAGTGAGTTGTGAAATTGCTATGTCATCCTCTGGAGGCTGCTTGTTGATTtttgaggacagacaggagtaCTTTGGTCTGCTCAAACACTGGGAAGATGGCCATATGGCAGTAAGGCCATCTGAGGTGGTCTGACTGAGTGAACTGTGATGAATTCCTTCCAAGAGAGCTACATAATAACATGTGACACATTTCCACACAACGAAAATGGTACATTATGAACCAGACAAGATGTTTCTTGTTAAATTATGCCAGTATGTTACTAGCATTACTGTATCTCCATCCCCTTAGACATCCCAAATGTTTATTCAACTGGACATTTATTTAGGAAATTCCTCTTTTCCTCAACACAGGATGTTCcattccctctccccccctcctcacatGGTTTGCACCATGTTGCAATAGGCTAGCCCCGCAGGCCCTCGCTTACAAATCAGTGTTCTGCTGTGCTCTGTTTTCCCATGCCGCCGTCACACTTGGCTACCGACCCAGGTGTTGCACAGTCTCACTGATTTCCCACTCAAGCTTGCACAGCttctcatagagagagagagagagagagagagagagagcgagagcgggaggaggggacagagagggaggctggaagtttgatagagacagagagagagagagagagagagaggaagaggtgtgGACACTACATAAAGTTTTGCAAGAAACAGGGAGCTGTCACTGTAAGCCTGACTGAGTTAGAAGAAAGGAGACTTGTGGGGAAAGAACAAATTGACTCTCTAACGAACACAGAGATTGTATCACAGCAAGGGTTTGCACTGACTTGAACTTTCACAGTGTTCCACTGCCTTTGCTCTGGGGAGAGAGGTGCACCAAACAGCATTGACTGGCTGGCCTTTCCGTGGATCAAAACAAACTTCTCTGCTTTTTCACGTCTGTTGATTGCAAAAAGCCATCCCAGCCTGAGACCATGGAGGAGTCTGAACATTACACATCACTGCATGAGTTTACCGAAGATCTCTCGCCCAGAGGTAACAAGCCTATTctccacacctccactacaGGTAGGCAAAGGTGCCATACAGTATAGAGATTGCATACACACTGCTATAGCTTTGTAACAGTGATTGGCAGCCTATTTATGAGAGTATGTTCTATAGTTTCTGTAAATCAGTTTGGCTCTGAATTATTATTACCATTCATGATGGTTAAAGTAAAACAAGACATATGATATCATTCATCAGGTTGCTGTTTGTATCCTGATGTTTAGAACCAGAATtaataatataattatataataattACACATTGTATTGATGATAATGGACACACTGGGTTAAATTTTGTCATTGTGCTATAAAGAACTCAAAGAATTAAGAATAGTAAAATTTTTGACTGCCATCATCATGACACTGCTCCTCGGGTCAGTGAAGAGAGAAGAGCCAGTCAGTGAGTTTAAGTCTGATGTGTCCAATCAGGTCCCTCTGGGGTGAAGAGGGGGGCAGAGTGCCTGCGTGGTCAGAGGGGCCTGGTGGTGTTGACTGTGCTACTGGCATCACTATGTGCCAATATAGCACTGGGTGCACTACGTAAGTGAATGATTATATCCTCCTATCTTTACTAGATCTCTTCTGTCCTCAATGTGTAATGATTCATTGCTTACTCAGATTTATTTGCTATATCAAAACaataaagcgtgtgtgtgtgtgtgtgtgtgtttcaatagTGCTCAACAGACCTTCTATGGATACATCAGGATCCAAAATGCAGGATGCAAATGATTTGTCGCCGGTGTTAAAACTGAACTCCCTGGAGACCCGCTACAACCGCCTGTGCAAGGACTACTCAGCATTGGGAGACAGTTGCTCCAGGACAGGTGAATGGACCAACAGAATGCATTTGTGATAGGAGCAGTGCCTGATTCCCATCTGTTAAAAATCAATGAAGCAACTCCGTCGTATATCAAGATATCGTTCCCACTCTTACCCCATTCTCCGTCTATTCTACACTGACCATGACTCTTTCCCCACTCttctatttttcttttcacTCTTGATTGCTCTGCTGACTGTCGCTATCTCCTCTCCCGTGTGGCCTTGCAGTGCGGAAATGCAGACCTTGTCCAGAGGACTGGCTGCATTTGGAGGATAAGTGTTACTACTTCAGCCCTGATAAAAAGAACTGGGACGAGAGCCGGGACAGCTGCACAGCTATGGGCAGTCATTTAGCCATCTTATACTCTCACAAGCAACATGTGAGTATGACACACCTGAGCGTAGCCTACTCTGATTTCACTCTCACAACAGGTCCATCATCCAACAGCCACAAGCCCCGGTATTTTTTTGAATGTTGCTTAAtttactgtacgtgtgtgaatGACACCATAGGCTCATGACAACAGGTCTGTTTTTCTCAACTTGTTTCGCCAATGACTTAATGGTAGAATGTACGATTCTGATTAAGGTTTAAGAATTTAGATTTAAAAAGATAATGGATATGGTGTCCATATCAAAGAATCAAAAGTTGAGCATCAGTTAATTTACTGAAATTGAAATGAGAGCACAATTCACTCAAATGAGTGCAGGCTTACTATAAAACGTGTGCACCATTTAGTAAAACATGTGCATGATTTATAGGCTGGATAATTTGAAtgaattttcatttttttatatatatatatatatatatatattttaaatgctGTTCTCcaaataatttcagtggaactgtaatgtaatcattgttatttgattgatctcaaaacaacacaactgcaattgtattgatattacctgaaatacacaattaaatcatgttttcaaaaatggagatatagcgttttggaaccaacctcttcatatactgtagttccAGGACATGATTGGAATCAGAGTGACTGACATGAGaagacttacagtatattataaactctgtaataatatattataaACATTGATGACACATAATATAAAACATAACCGCCCCCTGCATCCAGatggtgttacggatcactcccacaaatttaatcgtttcttccttattgggtcatttcagaccttccctgaaaattttatcgaaatccataacttttttagttatTTTGCGATCAAAcagactgacaaacaaacataacctccttggcggaggtaaaaatccACCTCATCTATAAATGTGCAAGAGGTGTGTTCTTGAAAACATTAAGGTCACTAAGGTAtgattttgatttatttttaggACTTGCTGGAGGTAGAAGCGAAGAAGCTTGGAGGCTTTGACTATCACTTTTGGATTGGTCTGTCAGACCATGAGACAGAGGGAATCTGGAAATGGGTGGACAATAAGATTGTAAATGACACGTATGTATATCACTCAATACCTCAACATGGACTTCTTCATTGAActgctgatagagagagaggtgatgatACAAAGCAGATCAGTAGCCATGTAAAAATGAGTATAATTAAAGTGTTTACGTAATGTCATTTCTGGAGGTGTTTTGGCTGATATCAGTTAACCCCAAACTGAAAGAGCCTTCCACTCCATAAGCCCGTAGTGGACTATTTtagcatactgtaggcctatgccatTACTGATTAGTTAGATTGGGATTTCCTTTTGCTGAAAGTTATGTGCTGTGTCCTGCAGGTATTGGAACCACTGGGAGTCTGAACCAAATAACCACCTCTCGGGGGGTATCCATGGAGAAGACTGTGCAGTTCTGGACTCCCACTCCAAGTCCTGGTTTGATGTGCCCTGCGATCATATCTACAAGCGCATCTGTCAGATGGATGCTTTTGACATTGATTGAAGCTGACTGAGTGACAACCCTTTCTTTCTGTGTTCCTGAcagaaacatatactgtaattctggtacttagatttttttttatgatgtgACTTTTATAAATGTTCTCAAGATGAAATGTTGTCAGGTATCCTTGATTGATTTTGTGTCTGGCGAAAATATCACCCAGTGGAATCTCTTGAAGAGAGTTCAGAAAGCAAAACCAGAGGAGCTTTTGAATGAACAGATCACGTGTTCTATTTTTGTAGGTGTTCCACcatggcttacagtttttttcaatcgctatcaagcgtttgtccattcttTTGACACATGTTccaaactctaaacacagactcacacctacaaaacacaattggccaaatggatcattttcctctcaaaaacacattccatgttattacaccacattttgttaaatatacactaactcgtctattctctgcacacactaactttaccaaaacaccgGAAATCTGACTCAAAGTTAAATCATTCTCAAagaataaaacttgttttcatttcacaagatacatgcagttagtcagagtacactaggtttcaaaatactggctattgttgacattacaaacactgcatagacttttgtgattcagttttacaggtatttgcatgcaaaacatgcaatccaccgTTCAGTTTGATAAACAGAAAAAATTGTACAGTATTgcttacagtgaacaaaatatccatgaaacacacaagagcattctgaacaaaaaacaacagcaaaaagcccaggtaAAAAGgtaggaacaaaaaaaaaaaaaaaaaattactgtGTCATCAACATTTCATctgatatttacatgtattctcaCCAGCCTTTCTTAGTGAAAGGCCTAGGTTGATTACATGGGCTATGATAGTGGCACAAATTTCATCACTGATACTGTTCTTGCAGCCCTTGGaatgccaccaccacacattcttacaccgctaccttgccctctccttgggcctactcttctccctggccctgctcctctcactgctcctgcacctctcactgctcctctcactggcctgcccttcttcctgggccccttgctcttactcttcctcgtacagacatcacagtgtttgtctttttctggtTTTGCACTCCTCAAAGTCCATACTGTGTCAATGTCATATGAAAAatataacccctgccactgagtctaagccaGACTGGAAttggctgtggttggcccaatgtacatgtgtgtcatttattcaattgtttgtttattatcagctgagatatattgcttttgaactgatatcattgcagaagtagaggtttttatactgtaggtaggcTATCTAAGGTTTGTAATATGGTGTTTGCTATTGtggtatgttgtgtgttaacattcgtaaataatagaaaaatgatccatcattttgttaagaggtatagtttgtctgttaagaaaatgtaagtattgtggaaatgtattcactgactgtgaaaacaacatgaaatgtgtgaacggtatggccacaaaagacagatgctgtgctaactctgtttagagttttgaaaatgtgtcaaatgaatggacaaacgcttgttagcgattgaaaaaaactgtaatgactcattctaattaataattaattatgACTAACGCACAACAAACAGTTTTTCACAGTATATCAattccaaaacaaatgcacacctaTGATTAGAAACTTGCAGTTATcatcatgcaaacatgctattTTACACGTTGCTGATTCAAAGAGAGCACATTTTTTAGATTTAATTAGAAGGATTCAGCACTACACAAATGATCTGTGAATCCTTCTGTCAGAGAATCATGAATTACACATGTCCTGCATAACTAGAGTGTGTGCTAAAAGATGGCAGAGGCTCGGGGTATGTAGTGATATCTCTCCAAATGCCTTCTCCATTCCATTCAATATTTCAGGAACCAGGCCCACTATTATGAGCACTGACTTTATATTTCAGCCGGAATCTCCAGCTCAACTCTCTCTTTAACCTCTGAATTTAGTGGGTCACCACTTCaatcaaattgtgtgtgtgggggtgtgtgtgtatctacagtaagtggttatgtctgagtgtgtgtgtgtgtgtgtgtgtgtgtgtgtgtgtgtgtgtgtgtgtgtgtgtgtgtgtgtaggtgtgtgtgtgtgtgtgtgtgtgtgcgcgtgggtgtgtgtgtgtgtcttgagtgaaagtttgtgtgtgtgtgggcttgtgtgcaGATTTTATTTGAATGAATCAATAAAGGGGGGTATACATTTTTCTGCACAAAGACACAATATGTAAGGCAAGATGCAGCGAAACTATAAGAAAAACGgctgaaaaatgtatttatgcaTCAGACAAATCTATATGTTTTCACTTCTTCTTTGTTTGCGCGTGTCTCGATTGTAGATgttattattcttattttgtGAAGCAAGAGTGAGCAGACGCTTCAGTCAGATTCTCCTTTGTGCTCTT comes from Sardina pilchardus chromosome 6, fSarPil1.1, whole genome shotgun sequence and encodes:
- the cldc1 gene encoding CD209 antigen-like protein C isoform X1, producing MEESEHYTSLHEFTEDLSPRGNKPILHTSTTGPSGVKRGAECLRGQRGLVVLTVLLASLCANIALGALLLNRPSMDTSGSKMQDANDLSPVLKLNSLETRYNRLCKDYSALGDSCSRTVRKCRPCPEDWLHLEDKCYYFSPDKKNWDESRDSCTAMGSHLAILYSHKQHDLLEVEAKKLGGFDYHFWIGLSDHETEGIWKWVDNKIVNDTYWNHWESEPNNHLSGGIHGEDCAVLDSHSKSWFDVPCDHIYKRICQMDAFDID
- the cldc1 gene encoding CD209 antigen-like protein C isoform X2, coding for MEESEHYTSLHEFTEDLSPRGPSGVKRGAECLRGQRGLVVLTVLLASLCANIALGALLLNRPSMDTSGSKMQDANDLSPVLKLNSLETRYNRLCKDYSALGDSCSRTVRKCRPCPEDWLHLEDKCYYFSPDKKNWDESRDSCTAMGSHLAILYSHKQHDLLEVEAKKLGGFDYHFWIGLSDHETEGIWKWVDNKIVNDTYWNHWESEPNNHLSGGIHGEDCAVLDSHSKSWFDVPCDHIYKRICQMDAFDID